From the genome of Flavobacterium luteolum, one region includes:
- a CDS encoding polysaccharide biosynthesis C-terminal domain-containing protein — MGIVLNQSFKNTIITYIGFGIGAINTLYLYPVFLGATYYALTNYITSAANVIMPLFAIGMQNTLVKFYSQYKTEEEREQFLSFTALFPILMCIPLGLIGIFFYDDITDFVSKENPVVREFMLLIPFIGICMAYFEIFYAWARVHMHSVFGNFIKEVGLRLLSTFALIGLYFNWISLVEFVYVTAGIYFLAFIVTMFYAFYIKKPNFQITIPENVKSVMEYTFYIILSGSVANLLLDGDKLMLNQYMKIENIAYYSVATYIALVISVPSRAMHQIVYPITAKLMHENKHDELNQLYKKTSINLQIVGGFVMLCIFVNIRQLYELVPKDYSGGISVVFMIGLSKYFDLILGNNNAIIFNTKYYRMVLYLGLMLVVLTVILNMLFIPHFGIMGSAFATLLSITLYSLAKLLFVVKKLDLYPFTKQTIHSILLTFALFLVFYFWEFPFFQLISIALKSILVTILYVYLNYKFKISSDINNVIDSIFKKLGFKI, encoded by the coding sequence CATCTGCAGCAAACGTAATTATGCCTTTGTTTGCAATTGGAATGCAAAATACACTTGTAAAATTTTATTCGCAATATAAAACAGAAGAAGAAAGAGAGCAGTTTTTGTCTTTTACAGCACTGTTTCCAATTTTAATGTGTATTCCGCTAGGACTTATCGGAATCTTCTTTTACGATGATATAACCGATTTTGTTTCTAAAGAAAATCCAGTCGTTCGTGAATTTATGCTTCTTATTCCGTTTATCGGAATCTGTATGGCTTACTTTGAGATTTTTTATGCGTGGGCGAGGGTTCACATGCATTCTGTTTTCGGAAACTTTATTAAAGAAGTTGGTTTAAGGCTGCTTTCTACATTTGCTTTAATTGGATTGTATTTTAACTGGATCAGTTTGGTTGAGTTTGTCTACGTAACTGCAGGTATTTATTTTTTGGCTTTCATTGTTACAATGTTTTATGCATTTTACATTAAAAAGCCTAATTTCCAGATTACAATACCAGAAAATGTAAAAAGTGTAATGGAGTATACTTTTTATATTATCTTATCAGGAAGCGTTGCTAATTTACTTCTAGATGGAGATAAGCTTATGCTGAATCAATACATGAAGATTGAAAATATTGCTTATTATTCTGTAGCAACATATATCGCTTTGGTAATTTCTGTTCCAAGCCGCGCGATGCACCAAATCGTGTATCCGATTACAGCAAAATTAATGCATGAAAACAAGCATGATGAGTTAAATCAGCTGTACAAAAAGACGTCAATTAATTTACAGATTGTCGGCGGATTTGTAATGCTGTGCATTTTTGTGAATATAAGGCAATTGTATGAATTAGTTCCAAAAGATTACAGCGGTGGTATCTCAGTTGTATTTATGATTGGACTTTCTAAATATTTTGACTTGATCTTAGGAAATAACAATGCTATTATTTTCAATACGAAATATTACCGAATGGTATTGTATTTAGGATTAATGTTGGTTGTTTTAACTGTAATTTTAAATATGTTGTTCATTCCTCATTTTGGAATTATGGGTTCAGCGTTTGCTACACTTTTATCTATTACATTATACAGTTTGGCAAAATTACTTTTTGTAGTTAAGAAGCTTGATTTGTATCCTTTTACCAAACAGACGATTCATTCAATACTGCTAACATTTGCATTGTTTTTAGTATTTTATTTCTGGGAATTTCCATTTTTTCAATTAATCAGTATTGCTTTAAAATCGATATTAGTAACTATTTTATATGTGTATCTAAACTATAAGTTCAAGATTTCGTCAGATATCAATAATGTTATTGATTCTATTTTCAAAAAGTTAGGTTTTAAAATTTGA
- a CDS encoding mechanosensitive ion channel family protein: protein MRIKVLRLLAFFFVLFSFSVIAQTKNLKSSEKEAVTVKLKGYPVKPFNDTLFLVYHNVGSFSAKERAQYITNKIKRLYNESFFEKDSIKIIPSDVSMDIVYQSDLVIMSVLEADAKAENSTVSAIANRNLAKIKSAIIYQNENYSQLPKRIGYTVLLTLIIGLVLFLISKVFNFIKRYIVKNRVRYFKGVSYNSINILSPDKQLFLFLRIFGIIKIITLILIVYLSLPVLFSIFPATKEYTTTLLKWILTPAKLAFMGFIGFLPSLFTIIVIIIIFKYSLKVIKFFFDEIKSEKIKIDGFYSDWALPTFNVIRLLMYAFMLVIIFPYLPGSDSPIFKGVSVFVGVLFSLGSSNAIANMVAGLVITYMRPFKIGDFIKIGEVSGEVIEKTALVTRIRTSKFEDITIPNATVLSSTSTNYSANTNQSTNGLLIHTTVTIGYDVPWKDIHAALIEAALNTEMIEKEPKPFVLQTSLDDFYVSYQINVYTKEPTKQPRIYSSLHQNIQDSFNAAGIEIMSPHYGALRDGNTTTIPPNYLKEDYESPVFTFKKKG from the coding sequence ATGAGGATAAAAGTACTTAGGTTATTAGCTTTCTTTTTTGTTTTGTTTTCTTTTTCAGTAATTGCGCAGACCAAAAATCTGAAAAGCTCTGAAAAAGAAGCAGTGACAGTGAAATTAAAAGGTTATCCTGTAAAGCCTTTTAACGATACACTTTTTCTAGTATATCATAATGTCGGTTCTTTTTCTGCAAAAGAAAGAGCGCAATATATTACCAATAAGATTAAAAGGCTTTATAATGAGTCGTTCTTCGAAAAAGACTCTATAAAAATCATTCCTTCCGATGTTTCTATGGATATTGTATACCAGAGCGATTTGGTGATAATGTCTGTTTTAGAAGCCGATGCAAAAGCCGAAAACAGCACGGTAAGTGCAATTGCTAATCGTAATTTGGCTAAAATTAAAAGTGCAATAATTTATCAGAATGAAAATTATTCGCAGCTTCCTAAACGAATTGGTTATACGGTATTATTAACGCTTATAATTGGATTAGTCTTATTTTTGATATCGAAAGTTTTCAATTTCATAAAAAGATATATTGTAAAAAATAGAGTTAGGTATTTTAAAGGAGTCAGTTACAATTCAATTAATATATTATCTCCAGACAAGCAGCTGTTTTTGTTCCTTCGAATTTTTGGGATTATAAAGATAATTACGCTTATTTTAATAGTATATCTATCGCTTCCTGTTTTGTTCAGCATATTTCCTGCTACAAAAGAGTATACGACAACATTGCTCAAATGGATTTTAACGCCTGCTAAATTGGCTTTTATGGGATTTATAGGCTTTTTGCCAAGCTTGTTTACCATAATTGTAATCATCATTATTTTTAAATATTCACTGAAGGTTATTAAGTTTTTCTTTGATGAAATAAAATCAGAAAAAATTAAAATTGACGGTTTTTATAGCGATTGGGCACTGCCAACATTCAATGTTATCAGACTTTTAATGTACGCTTTTATGCTGGTCATTATTTTTCCGTATTTGCCAGGTTCAGATTCGCCTATCTTTAAAGGAGTTTCAGTATTTGTCGGAGTTTTGTTTTCGCTTGGTTCTTCAAATGCTATTGCCAATATGGTTGCAGGTTTGGTTATTACATACATGCGTCCGTTTAAAATAGGGGATTTTATTAAAATTGGAGAGGTAAGTGGAGAAGTAATCGAAAAAACCGCCTTAGTTACTCGAATTAGAACATCAAAATTTGAAGATATTACGATTCCAAATGCTACTGTTTTATCAAGCACCTCTACCAATTACTCGGCAAACACAAATCAGTCCACAAACGGATTGTTAATTCATACCACGGTAACAATTGGATACGATGTGCCATGGAAAGATATACATGCAGCTCTGATAGAAGCGGCTCTTAATACTGAAATGATAGAAAAGGAGCCAAAACCGTTTGTTTTACAAACTAGTCTTGATGATTTTTATGTTTCGTATCAGATTAATGTTTATACAAAAGAACCCACAAAGCAGCCTCGTATTTATTCGTCGCTTCATCAGAATATTCAAGATTCTTTTAATGCTGCTGGTATTGAAATTATGTCGCCACATTACGGTGCTTTGCGTGACGGAAACACCACAACGATTCCGCCTAATTATTTAAAAGAAGATTATGAATCTCCAGTTTTTACTTTTAAGAAGAAAGGTTAA